GAGCGGAGAGCGGGTCATACGGTATCTGCTGCATAGTAAAAACGAGGCGGACAGTGTGCCGTATATGGTCGGGATGGGCAAAAGAGGGTCGTTAGTCCGGACCCGTTAAGTAACAACGTGTTGACGAAGCGGACGACGCGATTTTACTGTGAAAATGCCTCGTCAACAGGTTCGCTAAAGATATTTGCAAGAAGTCATGAGCATCACCAGATCAAGCGGTGTGCCAAACAATTTCTTCTTCGCCGTCGCTGCTGATGCGGATCCAGCGGTCGGCGGTTTCGTCGCTTTCTTCTTCGATCCAAGTGCCTGGTGCGCAACGCACTTCGACGCTCAGTGCGGCAAAGGCGGCACGGGCGCAGGCGATGTCGTCTTCCCACGGGGTCTGGTCGCTTTCCAGGTAAAGGCTGTTCCACTTACCGACGGCTTTAGGCAGCCAGGTCACTGCAATGTCGCCCGCGATGCATTTGTAGGTTTGGCCTTTCTTTTCCCACTCGCTGCACGGGCCGATGGCACCACTCAGCCAGGCGGCTACAGCTTTATAATCGACGTCGTGGTCTTTGAGATAAATTTCGATATCAGGTTGGCGCATGGATGCCTCGTCAAAAATTGAAAAAATCCATTCGCGGATTCAGGGTGTCGTGTTCGGTGCTTGTAGATGAGCTAAGGGCTCAAGCACGAAATAATCGTAGCGCATGGAGACCGTCACTTCGAACGGCTCTGGTTGATCAATCACATTGGCCCGGCGTTCGGCACTGGCTCGCCAGCCATGAGGCGTCATCGCCAGCAGGTTGGCGCGTGACTGACCGTCAACCAGCGTCAGCTTGAATTCCAGTGTTTCGCTGTGGTGCAACTGCATGCCTTCCGGGATCAGGGCCAAATGCTTGTCATCGGCGTAATTGCGTACTTCGTCGTATAGACGCTCGCGCAGCTCCATCAGATGTCCGCTGGTTGGGCCAACCCGTATCAGCCCGCCGCCCGGTGTCAGGAGGCGCTTGGCTTCATTCCAGTCCAAAGGGCTGAACACGCTGATCAGCAACTGGCAGCTGTCATCCGGCAGTGGCACTCGCGCCATGCTGGCGATCAACCACGTCAGTGAGGGATCGCGGCGGCATGCACGCTTGACCGCTTCACGGGAAATGTCCAGTGCGTAACCGTCGGCCTCGGGCAGCGCCGTGGCGATTTGCGCGGTGTAATAGCCTTCGCCGCAGCCGATGTCCAGCCAACGCGCTGGAACCTGCTCCGCTGCCAGTTCGGCCAAACGCTTGGCTACCGGTGTGTAATGCCCAGCGTTGAGAAAGTCGCGACGGGCTTCGACCATGGCTTGGTTATCGCCAGGGTCACGACTGTTTTTGTGCTGCACCGGCAGCAGGTTCAGATAACCCTGACGCGCGCGGTCGAAGCGGTGGCCAACGGGGCAAACGACGCCGTTATCGACGCCGCTAAGGGCGGCTGAGCAAATCGGGCAGGTGAGCATCATGCGAGTAATTTGACCAGCGTTTGAAAGTAGATCTCGGTCAACACGTCGAGGTCGGCGGCCAGTACGCGCTCATTGACCTGATGGATCGTGGCGTTGACCGGCCCCAGTTCGACCACCTGAGTCCCCATCGTCGCTATAAACCGTCCATCGGAGGTGCCGCCGCTGGTGGAGGCTTTGGTCTCGCGACCGGTGACGGCCTTGATGCTGGCCGAGACCGCATCCAACAGATCGCCCGGTTCGGTGAGAAACGGCAGGCCGGACAGCGCCCATTCCACGTGATAGTCCAGACCGTGCTTGTCGAGCAGGACCGCAACCCGTTGCTGCAAGCCTTCGACGGTGGATTCGGTAGAGAAGCGGAAGTTGAACACTGCAACCAGATCGCCAGGAATGACGTTGGTCGCGCCGGTGCCGGCGTTCAGGTTAGAAATTTGAAAACTGGTCGGCGGAAAGAATGCATTGCCGTTGTCCCAGTGCTCAGCCACCAGATCGGCCAAAGCCGGAGCCACCAGATGAATCGGGTTCTTTGCCAAATGCGGGTAGGCAACATGGCCCTGTACCCCGCGTACTGTCAGCGTGGCGCCCAACGAACCGCGTCGGCCGTTTTTCACGACATCGCCGACCAAGGTGGTACTCGACGGTTCGCCGACGATGCACCAGTCCATGCGTTCTTTGCGCGCCACCAGGCGCTCGATCACTGCCTTAGTGCCGTGATGCGCTGGGCCTTCCTCGTCGCTGGTGATCAGGAAGGCAACCTTGCCTTTATGGTTCGGGTATTCGCCGACAAAGCGTTCTGTTGCCACCAGCATTGATGCAAGGCTGCCTTTCATATCAGCTGCGCCACGTCCACAGAGCATGCCGTGTTCGTCGATCAAGGCATTGAACGGATCGTTTTGCCACGCTTTAACCGGGCCGGTCGGCACCACGTCGGTGTGCCCAGCGAAGCACAATACCGGGCCGTCCTGATGGCCGTGGGTGGCCCAAAAATTATCCACATCTTCGATACGCATGGGTTCCAGCGCGAAGCCGGCATTGCCCAGGCGCTGCATCATCACGGTCTGGCAGTCCGCGTCGATCGGGGTCACCGATGGACGACGGATCAAGTCGCAAGCGAGTTGAAGGGTGGGCGAAAGTTCGGCTGGGGCCGTCATGTACAAAACTCCGGTTAAAGCGCAGTAAACCTAGGTTTTTTAGGGTGCTTAAAAGGCGCATAGCTTAAAGCAAAACGGCGGCCCGAAGGCCGCCGTTTAATACCGCCCGTATTAATCTCAGGCCGACGTAGGCTCTACCACCTGTGTCGGTTTAGGCAGGGATGAAAGGAAGGCCATGATCAATGCGGCCAGATACGGCAGCGATTGCACCAACAGCATGGTCACCCAAAAACGCATATCGGCGCTTGGCAGGCCTTGGACCAAGCAGATACCCAGCGCGGCGCCCCACAACAGCAGCATGATGAACAATTCTTCCCGTGCTTCGGAAATCGCTACCCAGAGGCCGTGGCTGTCGACGTTCTTCGGTGTGCGGAAGAATGGAATGCTGGTGGTGAAGAACCCATACAAGACCGCTTTGGCGATGGTATGCGACAAGGCAAGGCCTGCCAGGGCTGCGGCAAATGCATCCTTAAGGTTGACGCCCACCGCGCGGCGGTAAAGGAAAATGATCTTGCCGACCTTGAACACGAACAGTGCCAGTGGCGGAATCGCGAAGATCAGCAGCGGTGGATCGACCCGTTGCGGCACGATTATCATCGCTCCAGACCACAGCAAGGCACCGAAGGTGAAGAAAATATTCATGCCGTCTGCCACCCACGGCAACCAGCCCGCAAGGAAGTGATAACGCTGACCGCGGGTCAGTTGCGTGTCTTTGCCGCGCAGCAGGCTCGACGTGTGGCGCTTGATGATTTGAATTGCGCCATAGGCCCAACGGAAACGTTGTTTCTTGAAGTCGATAAACGTGTCCGGCATCAGGCCCTTGCCATAGCTGTTATGGGCGTAGGCCGCAGACAGGCCTTTTTCGAACACCCGCAGACCCAGTTCGGCGTCTTCACAGATGCACCAATCAGCCCAGCCCAGTTCCTCAAGCACCGATCGGCGGGTCATGGTCATGGTGCCGTGCTGGATGATCGCATCGCGGTCGTTACGGGTGATCATGCCGATATGAAAGAAGCCTTTGTATTCCGAGTAGCAAAGCTTCTTGAAGGCGCTTTCGTTCTGGTCGCGGTAGTCCTGCGGCGACTGCACCACGGCGATTTTCGGATCGGCGAAGTGGGGCACCATGTGCTTGAGCCAGTTACGATCGACACAATAATCGGAGTCGATCACGGCAATGACTTCAGCATCCGGCGCGGTGTGTGGAATCAGGTAATTCAGCGCGCCGCCTTTGAAGCCAGCCAGCGGGGCAACGTGGAAAAACTTAAAGCGTGGACCGAGCAGTTCGCAATGCGCCTTGACCGGCTCCCAGACCGCAGGATCTTTGGTGTTGTTATCGATGAGAAGGACTTCGAAGTCCGGGTAATCGAGGGCCGCCAAGGCGTTAAGGGTCTGTTTGACCATCTCTGGCGGCTCGTTGTAGCAGGGCACGTGGACCGAGACTTTGGGTCGGTACGCGTTGTCGGTTTCCACCGGCAAGAATTCACGGCGACGCTTATGGGTCCAGACGGCTTCGGCCAGTTCATGCGCTTCGGCCATCAATACGATGAACACGCCCAGTGCGCCGAGCGCCAGCAAGAAGCCAACCGTCAGGCTAAACCAGGTGCTGTATTGCTGGCTGTAGTCGTAACCGATCCACACCAACACTGATCCACAGAGGAACGCGGTGAAGGTCAGGAAGGTTCGACCGCGTTGGCGCAACGCCGAACCGTCGATCAGCAATAGCGCTAGCGACAATAATGCCAATACCCCCGATCCGATGGCTAGAACTCGCCACTGAGGGATTGCGACAACGGGTCCGGTGAAGTTGAATTTCTGTTGGCGGTCGGCGTTGTACACGCCCCAATACGCGCCCACCGAACCTTCATCACTGGCTTTCCACGGCTGATCGAACGCTTCGATCACAAAGTAGTTGTAGCCTTGACGGTTCAGCTTGTTGACCAGCGTACGCAGATAAATCGCTTGATCTGCTGGGGTCGCGTCGGAACCGCCGCGCATACGGCCGTTACTCGGCCAGCCAACCTCAGAAAGTAACAGCGGTTTTTTCGGGAACATCTTTTTCAGTTCACGAGCGCGGTCGAGGACGAACTGACCCGCCTTGTCCACCGGGATGAATTCCCAGTAGGGCAGAATGTGCGCGGCGATCAAGTCAACGTGTTTGCCCAGCTCCGGGTATTTCTCCCAAATGTGCCATTGCTCCGACGTCGTTACCGGCACCTTAACCGCCGCACGAACCCTGTCCAGCAGCACGCTGAGTTGCTTGACGGTGATTTCACGGCGGAACAGGGCTTCGTTACCCACCACCACGCGAACTACACTGCGCGACGTGTTCGCCAGTTCGATGGCCCGGGTAATTTCGCGCTCGTTACGCTGCTCGTCGGGGCTGATCCAGATGCCCAAGGTTACGCGTAGGCCAAATTCTTCCGCCAGCTTAGGAATATCCTCAAGGGAACCGTCCACCGAATAGGTGCGGATACTGTCAGTCTGCTTGCTTATCAACTCCAGGTCTTGACGCATTTCATCGTCGGACGGGTAGATGCCTTCCTGTGGGCTTTGCCCCGGTCGGAACGGAGAGTAAGAGAAGCCTGAAATTTGCTCAGGCCAGTCAGGAGTAGTGACCGGGCGGTTGATTAGCGCCCAGAAACCGGTGAACAGCGCGGCAATTGCAACGACAACCACCAAGTTGAGTCCAAATTTACGCGATGACATAAATACGTCTGGTTCCAAAGATTGCAATGTAACTAAGTGTGTTGCGCCTATTAAAGCAGGGGAGGGGGGCGCGCGTCTTCGCGAATTTCGGCTGGAGGACGGATCTGTAGGAACCAACGTGTTGGCGAGAACCAGACACTGCGGCGTGTCAGGCACGACGCCTCGCCAACAGGTTGGCTTCTACAGCGGGCGGCGCGGTTACAGATTGCGGTTTGTCCGGATAAAGATGCTCTCCCGGGTATACCGCCCTATAATGCGCGCCGGTTTTGGGGTTATGGTCATGAACACAGAAGATCCGCGGTTTGCCGGCGTCGCCCGTCTGTATGGCATCGATGGCCTG
The nucleotide sequence above comes from Pseudomonas sp. AB6. Encoded proteins:
- a CDS encoding putative RNA methyltransferase, with the protein product MLTCPICSAALSGVDNGVVCPVGHRFDRARQGYLNLLPVQHKNSRDPGDNQAMVEARRDFLNAGHYTPVAKRLAELAAEQVPARWLDIGCGEGYYTAQIATALPEADGYALDISREAVKRACRRDPSLTWLIASMARVPLPDDSCQLLISVFSPLDWNEAKRLLTPGGGLIRVGPTSGHLMELRERLYDEVRNYADDKHLALIPEGMQLHHSETLEFKLTLVDGQSRANLLAMTPHGWRASAERRANVIDQPEPFEVTVSMRYDYFVLEPLAHLQAPNTTP
- the dapE gene encoding succinyl-diaminopimelate desuccinylase, producing MTAPAELSPTLQLACDLIRRPSVTPIDADCQTVMMQRLGNAGFALEPMRIEDVDNFWATHGHQDGPVLCFAGHTDVVPTGPVKAWQNDPFNALIDEHGMLCGRGAADMKGSLASMLVATERFVGEYPNHKGKVAFLITSDEEGPAHHGTKAVIERLVARKERMDWCIVGEPSSTTLVGDVVKNGRRGSLGATLTVRGVQGHVAYPHLAKNPIHLVAPALADLVAEHWDNGNAFFPPTSFQISNLNAGTGATNVIPGDLVAVFNFRFSTESTVEGLQQRVAVLLDKHGLDYHVEWALSGLPFLTEPGDLLDAVSASIKAVTGRETKASTSGGTSDGRFIATMGTQVVELGPVNATIHQVNERVLAADLDVLTEIYFQTLVKLLA
- a CDS encoding glycosyltransferase gives rise to the protein MSSRKFGLNLVVVVAIAALFTGFWALINRPVTTPDWPEQISGFSYSPFRPGQSPQEGIYPSDDEMRQDLELISKQTDSIRTYSVDGSLEDIPKLAEEFGLRVTLGIWISPDEQRNEREITRAIELANTSRSVVRVVVGNEALFRREITVKQLSVLLDRVRAAVKVPVTTSEQWHIWEKYPELGKHVDLIAAHILPYWEFIPVDKAGQFVLDRARELKKMFPKKPLLLSEVGWPSNGRMRGGSDATPADQAIYLRTLVNKLNRQGYNYFVIEAFDQPWKASDEGSVGAYWGVYNADRQQKFNFTGPVVAIPQWRVLAIGSGVLALLSLALLLIDGSALRQRGRTFLTFTAFLCGSVLVWIGYDYSQQYSTWFSLTVGFLLALGALGVFIVLMAEAHELAEAVWTHKRRREFLPVETDNAYRPKVSVHVPCYNEPPEMVKQTLNALAALDYPDFEVLLIDNNTKDPAVWEPVKAHCELLGPRFKFFHVAPLAGFKGGALNYLIPHTAPDAEVIAVIDSDYCVDRNWLKHMVPHFADPKIAVVQSPQDYRDQNESAFKKLCYSEYKGFFHIGMITRNDRDAIIQHGTMTMTRRSVLEELGWADWCICEDAELGLRVFEKGLSAAYAHNSYGKGLMPDTFIDFKKQRFRWAYGAIQIIKRHTSSLLRGKDTQLTRGQRYHFLAGWLPWVADGMNIFFTFGALLWSGAMIIVPQRVDPPLLIFAIPPLALFVFKVGKIIFLYRRAVGVNLKDAFAAALAGLALSHTIAKAVLYGFFTTSIPFFRTPKNVDSHGLWVAISEAREELFIMLLLWGAALGICLVQGLPSADMRFWVTMLLVQSLPYLAALIMAFLSSLPKPTQVVEPTSA